GGATCCTGGAAAAAAAGGGGATACAGGTGGCCCAGGTAGACCGCCACCCCCAGGGCCAAAAGCTCCTCTACCCCAAGCCCCAAGCCCCTCCCCAACGCCAGGGGCAGATACCCCTTGGCGAAGTCCAGGAGGAAGGCCAAAAGGGTAAGGCCCGGCCCCAGCCGCCTCAAGGCCGTCTCCAAACCCAGGGTATAGGGGCTTGCCGTGCGCAGGTCCACCCCCCGCCGCCTGGCCAGCCAGTACCCCAAGGGCAAGGCACCCAGGGCATAGGAAAGGGGTAGGAGGACGAGGATCATCGCAGGTAGTTTAGCCCGGCCACCGCCCCACCCGTAAGGAGGAGGACGATGAGCCCAGCCGCCAGCACCCCCAGGGAGATGGCCAGGAGGGCGTAACGCCTTTTCAGACCCAAGACCACGGAAAGCACCGCCCCGCTCCAGGCCCCAGTGCCCGGGAAGGGCACGGCCACGAAGAGGAAAAGGCCCAAGGCCCCTAGGCGCTGCACCTGCTCCTCTCCCCTCAGGCGCACCCGGGCCTCGAGGGCCGCCCAGAGCCTGGCCAGGAGGGGAACCCGGGTCAAAAGGGCCACCCCCCAGGGAAGGAGGAAGAGGGCCACCGGGGCCACCAGCAGGTTGCCCAAGAGGGCCAGCAGGAAGGCCTCCTCCGGGGAAAGCCCCAGGGCCACCCCCAAGGGAATGGCTCCCCTTAGCTCCACCACCGGCAGGGCAGCCACCAGGATCACGTACAGCTCAGGAGGCATCCTCGCAAGGGGAAACCCGCCGCCAGATCAAAGCGGGATCCCGACGGCGGGTCACGGGAAAGAATGCTTTAGGCGCGAGCGGCCTTGGCCTTCTCCACCAGCTCAGCAAAGGCCTGGGGCTCCCGCACCGCCAAATCGGCCAGCACCTTGCGGTCCAGCTCCACCCCCGCCTTCTTCAGGCCGTGGATAAAGCTGGAGTAGTTTAGGCCATGCTGGCGGCAGGCGGCGTTGATGCGCACGATCCAGAGCTTGCGGAAATCCCGCTTCTTGCGCTTGCGGTGGGCATAGGCGTAGTTACCTGCAGCGAAGAGGGTTTCCCGGGCCTTGCGGACGCTTTTGGAGCGGAGGCCCCAATACCCCTTGGCCAGCTTGAGGATCTTCTTGTGCTTCCTGCGGCGAACGACACCGGTTTTGGCGCGCGGCATCCTCTACCTCCTTACTCGTAGGGCAGCAGGAGCTTGATCCGCTCCGCCTCCACCTGGGCCAGGGCAAACTTCCGCCCCTTCTGGCGGATGGTCTTCCCAGACTTGTGCCAGTTGAGGTGCCGCTTTCCGGTCTTCATGGCCACCACCTCGCCCGAAGCGGTCACCTTCACCCGCTTCTTGGCGCCCTTATGGGTCTTCATCTTCGGCATATCCTTCCTCCAAGCCCTGGGAAGCGCCCCGGACCGGGGACTTGCAAGCTCCCCAAAGCCCTCACACTATACCAGAGGCGGGTGAAAAGGTCCAGACAGGGGACCGCTTTAGGCTGAGACCTTGGCCGGGGCCAAGAGCATGTTCATATCCCGGCCTAAGAGCTCGGGCTTCATCTCCACCACGGCCAGGCCCTTTAGGTCCTCGGCCACCCGTTCCAGAAGCCTTTCGCCCAGCTCGGGATGGCTCATCTCCCGTCCGCGGAACATGATGGTGACCTTGACCTTGTGGCCTTCGGCCAGAAAGCGCTTGATATGGTTCAGCTTGGTCTGATAGTCGTGGTCGTCGATCTTGACCCGGAACTTGATGGACTTCACCTCGGTGCGCTTGGCCTTTTTGCGGGCCTCCTTCTCCGCCACCTGCTGCTCGTAGCGCCACTTGGAGTAGTCCATGATGCGGGCCACGGGAGGGTCGGCGGTGGGGCCCACCAGCACCAGGTCCAGGTCCTGCTCCTGGGCCAGGCGCAAGGCCTCCCGGGTGTCCATGATGCCCAGCTGCTGCCCATCGGCTCCGATCACCCGCACCTGCCGTGCGCGGATACGTTCGTTAACCAGGTACTCCTTTATCTACACCACCTCCTAGCCCGCGGGCTCTCCCTGCATGGCTTGCGGGCTAAGGGGAGTGTAGCAGGAAAAGGCGGGCGCCTACAATGGGGGCATGGTCCAGGTGGAGAGAGGCCGGATCTATCGGATCTTCCTCAACGATCCCGACCGCAGAAACCCCCTTTCCCCCCAGATGGTGGAAGGGCTTTTGCAGGCCCTCGAGGAGGCGGAGCAAGACCCCGAGGCCCGGGTCCTGGTCCTTTCCGGCCGGGGAAGCGCCTTCAGCGCCGGGGCCGACCTGGCCTTCCTGGAGAAGGTGACAGAGCTTGGCGCTGAGGAAAACTACCGCCACTCCCTCTCCCTGATGCGCCTCTTCCACCGCCTTTACACCTTCCCCAAGCCCACGGTGGCCGCGGTGAACGGCCCGGCGGTGGCGGGCGGGGCGGGTTTGGCCACCGCCTGCGACCTGTTGGTCATGGACCAGGAGGCCAGGCTGGGCTACACCGAAGTGAAGATCGGCTTTGTGGCCGCCCTGGTCTCCGTGATCCTGGTGCGGGCCGTGGGGGAGAAGGTGGCCAAGGACCTCCTCCTCACGGGCCGCCTGGTGGGGGCGGAGGAGGCCAAGGCCCTGGGCTTGGCCAACCGCATCGCCAAGCCCGGCAAAGCCCTGGAGGAGGCCTTAGGCCTGGCGGAGGAGCTGGCCAAGAATGCCCCCACCTCCTTGCGCCTCACCAAGGAGCTCCTCCTCGCCCTGCCGGGGATGGGCCTCGAGGATGGCTTCCGCCTGGCCGCCTTGGCCAACGCCTGGATCCGGGAGACCGGGGACCTAAGGGAGGGCATCCGGGCCTTCTTTGAGAAGCGGCCACCCAGGTTTTGAAAAGGGCCACCTTGGGACCAGACTCTGAGGGCCAGGCAAGGGCTATACTCCCCTATATGGGCCTTGTTCCCCCCTGTTTCATCACCGAGATCGTGGAGAAGGACCTGCGGGAAGGGAAGTACAAAAAGCTCCTTACCCGCTTCCCCCCGGAACCCAACGGCTATCTGCACATCGGCCATGCCCGAAGCATCGTGTTGAACTTTGGCCTGGCCCTGGACTACGGAGGCGAGTGCAACCTGCGCTACGATGACACAAATCCGGAAACGGAAAAGGAGGAGTACGCCCGGGCCATAGAGGAGGACGTGCGCTGGCTGGGCTTCACCCCAGATAGGGTCCTATACGCCTCCGATTACTTCGAAATCATGTACCGGTGCGCCCTGGAGCTCATCCAGGAGGGCAAGGCCTACGTGGACGATCTCTCGGAAGAGGAGATGAGCGAGCTCAGGGCCCAGGGAAAGCCAAGCCCTTACCGGAACCGGAGCGTGGAGGAAAACCTGGAGCTCTTTGAGAGGATGCGCCGGGGGGAGTTCCCCACGGGGAGCCGGGTCTTAAGGGCTAAGATCGACCCCGCCCACCCCAACTTCAAGCTCCGGGACCCCGTGCTCTACCGCGTCGTCCATGCCCCGCATTACCATGCGGGGAACCGCTGGGTCATCTATCCCCTTTACGATTACGCCCATCCCCTCGAGGACCTCATCGAAGGCGTCAGCCACTCCCTTTGCACCCTGGAGTTCGAGAACAACCGGGCCATCTACGACTGGGTGATCGAGAACCTGAAGGGGAAGTGCGGCCTGTCCGAGTCCCCAAGGCCCTACCAGTACGAGTTCGCCCGCCTGGACCTCACCCACACGGTGCTCTCCAAGCGAAAGCTCATCCGGATGGTGGAGGGAGGCTTGGTCACGGGCTGGGACGACCCCAGGCTTCCCACCCTAAGGGCCTTGAGGCGGCGGGGGGTGCGCCCCGAGGCCATAAGGGAGTTCGTGCGGCGCACGGGCATCTCCCGCCACGAGGCCCGCATCGAGATGGAGCTCTTTGAGGAGGTGGTGCGGGATGACCTGAACCCCATCGCCCCCAGGGTCTTGGGGGTTTTGGAACCCCTAAGGGTGGTCCTCACCAACTACCAGGGGGAGGAGTGGCTGGAAGCCCCTTACTGGCCCAGGGATATCGGCAAGGAGGGCACCAGGCCCCTGCCCTTCTCCCCGGAGCTCTTCATCGAGCGCTCGGACTTCAGCCTCAACCCCCCCAAGGGCTGGAAGCGCTTTGCCCCGGGGCAAAGGGTGCGCCTAAGGCACGCCTACGTGGTGGAGCTGGAAGACGTGGTGGAGGAAAACGGGGAGGTGAAGCTCCTCAAAGCCCGGGTCGTCCCCGGCACCCTGGGAGCCAACCCCCTAGACGGCATCAAGCCCAAAGGGGTCATCCACTGGGTTTCCGCCCGGCACGCCCTGCCCGCGGAGTTCAGGCTTTACGGCAGGCTTTTCCTGACCGAAGACCCCGAGGAGGGCGGGGATTTCCTGAAGAACCTGAATCCAAAGGCCCTCGAGGTCAAGCAGGGCTTCATGGAACCCAGCGTGGCCCAGGACCCACCGGAGACCCGCTACCAACTGGAAAGGCTGGGTTACTTCTGGCAGGACCCGGTGGACTCCCGCCCAGGGCGGCTGGTGATGAACCGCATCGTGCCCCTCAAGGAGGGCTACCGGCCCCAGGAGGGGGGCTAAAGCCC
This is a stretch of genomic DNA from Thermus neutrinimicus. It encodes these proteins:
- a CDS encoding COG2426 family protein; the encoded protein is MPPELYVILVAALPVVELRGAIPLGVALGLSPEEAFLLALLGNLLVAPVALFLLPWGVALLTRVPLLARLWAALEARVRLRGEEQVQRLGALGLFLFVAVPFPGTGAWSGAVLSVVLGLKRRYALLAISLGVLAAGLIVLLLTGGAVAGLNYLR
- the rplT gene encoding 50S ribosomal protein L20, which translates into the protein MPRAKTGVVRRRKHKKILKLAKGYWGLRSKSVRKARETLFAAGNYAYAHRKRKKRDFRKLWIVRINAACRQHGLNYSSFIHGLKKAGVELDRKVLADLAVREPQAFAELVEKAKAARA
- the rpmI gene encoding 50S ribosomal protein L35 codes for the protein MPKMKTHKGAKKRVKVTASGEVVAMKTGKRHLNWHKSGKTIRQKGRKFALAQVEAERIKLLLPYE
- the infC gene encoding translation initiation factor IF-3 — translated: MKEYLVNERIRARQVRVIGADGQQLGIMDTREALRLAQEQDLDLVLVGPTADPPVARIMDYSKWRYEQQVAEKEARKKAKRTEVKSIKFRVKIDDHDYQTKLNHIKRFLAEGHKVKVTIMFRGREMSHPELGERLLERVAEDLKGLAVVEMKPELLGRDMNMLLAPAKVSA
- a CDS encoding enoyl-CoA hydratase/isomerase family protein, producing MVQVERGRIYRIFLNDPDRRNPLSPQMVEGLLQALEEAEQDPEARVLVLSGRGSAFSAGADLAFLEKVTELGAEENYRHSLSLMRLFHRLYTFPKPTVAAVNGPAVAGGAGLATACDLLVMDQEARLGYTEVKIGFVAALVSVILVRAVGEKVAKDLLLTGRLVGAEEAKALGLANRIAKPGKALEEALGLAEELAKNAPTSLRLTKELLLALPGMGLEDGFRLAALANAWIRETGDLREGIRAFFEKRPPRF
- a CDS encoding glutamine--tRNA ligase/YqeY domain fusion protein is translated as MGLVPPCFITEIVEKDLREGKYKKLLTRFPPEPNGYLHIGHARSIVLNFGLALDYGGECNLRYDDTNPETEKEEYARAIEEDVRWLGFTPDRVLYASDYFEIMYRCALELIQEGKAYVDDLSEEEMSELRAQGKPSPYRNRSVEENLELFERMRRGEFPTGSRVLRAKIDPAHPNFKLRDPVLYRVVHAPHYHAGNRWVIYPLYDYAHPLEDLIEGVSHSLCTLEFENNRAIYDWVIENLKGKCGLSESPRPYQYEFARLDLTHTVLSKRKLIRMVEGGLVTGWDDPRLPTLRALRRRGVRPEAIREFVRRTGISRHEARIEMELFEEVVRDDLNPIAPRVLGVLEPLRVVLTNYQGEEWLEAPYWPRDIGKEGTRPLPFSPELFIERSDFSLNPPKGWKRFAPGQRVRLRHAYVVELEDVVEENGEVKLLKARVVPGTLGANPLDGIKPKGVIHWVSARHALPAEFRLYGRLFLTEDPEEGGDFLKNLNPKALEVKQGFMEPSVAQDPPETRYQLERLGYFWQDPVDSRPGRLVMNRIVPLKEGYRPQEGG